One Engystomops pustulosus chromosome 7, aEngPut4.maternal, whole genome shotgun sequence DNA window includes the following coding sequences:
- the LOC140069974 gene encoding Fc receptor-like protein 5: MPTDVGFPGVFAQGTDNPEKPVISFTPDWKAFFYNETVTISCHQSPKAPEDETYTWYKNGAKMDVHAQNFTISSIQFSDRANYQCKTNSSPISDPERPHVTKDLTILRVPLRVFEGDILNLTCDSRPDMNTTGAQASFYKKPKYDPSSPTNKILKSMNEETYFFLGKVEASYLYSYTCTKKAFLDNEVKESEARETFKATALFSPPEMKLSSDVLYTGMDVTVTCETSLHPLRADTELQFAFYRNYWPVQGFGSSNKYIVPYTTVEDSGWYSCVVRTILNNVVKQSSRSFLRVHEHYRTVLTTQWDKIFKFDTVNMSCSDFGRPKFSWYKDNVQFHSGSDTISIKAQSDHDIGYYQCSGRYGGRSNRFYLDMVHEDLILQMPPNIHEGDEVTLRCNTWHSGSAVNTTFYKDDKMIKFLGSGTDLNLGKVYKNTSGKYKCTRVINTDSGSKTFAAEGYILVTELFTSPEIRLNQHPVVEGATMTMTCHTTRGLLSYANLEFDFYKDGKIVQRFGKSNKYKLLPAMLEDSGSYTCEVSSGTMKKISKAIDVNVQGLAVVSFTPNFVKILTTENMTLTCNVDPKLRDKQEYFWYKDGIRMDRTRQSFTIQDAGVSDSGYYQCRSTNTHMSEPLRLDVSNGDLILQSPPYIYFGDNLLLDCHMRQGLPLLLTEFYDNQNLIRYRSQVSTLQLTAKPQMKSTYKCRKILPVNSLSDPSYMAEIFIYPTDPFQHVEIKMLKPPAITHFPLTLSCNVEVDPGFNLLHDRRNLEFAFFKDGNQVQDYGTSSTYQITKAAVKDSGNYTCYVNYLPKGMRNSEQLEVIVEEIFSTPVLIMESTIIEQGKPINVNCDYSINPHMEGGIFLAYIIKNGQHYSENSSFHIASAQQSDTGEYWCEVSDHFKTEVKTSSIVHVLVEEKVLDAKISTVQQDPDMWIGSNITFTCSIREGTSLSFTWLHNGKEIDKNCESYNLREHGRVLFIGALQQEHSGVYRCNVSNHLSSGMSDELKIRVREWAGGFFLSPNKDIILMPDDSITLTCSLTQGNGSNFFWIHNDRNLKQDTSTYEFREGGKVLHIKSAQPDHEGSYQCGVKKEIHPGRTLVSKSGVWTFKISNGSYLKPFVIVLVVDLILFISIFILVVHMYENKIHYLLHGRPQSVRVPMETIEDEVVLLDNEKTCKRFVFTLSKASVKHIKTFLRFLDDVFMVSDGTEQQFMEFVKYLNKSNDMNTRFTSVFGE; this comes from the exons AGAAGCCGGTGATCTCCTTCACCCCAGACTGGAAAGCCTTCTTCTACAATGAGACGGTGACCATATCCTGCCACCAGTCACCTAAGGCTCCGGAGGATGAGACATATACGTGGTATAAGAATGGCGCTAAGATGGATGTACATGCTCAGAACTTCACTATCTCCTCCATTCAGTTCTCTGACCGGGCAAATTACCAGTGCAAGACCAACAGCAGTCCCATAAGTGACCCTGAACGACCCCACGTTACAAAGG ACCTTACTATACTGAGAGTCCCGCTACGCGTCTTCGAAGGTGACATCCTGAACCTGACGTGTGACAGTCGTCCTGACATGAACACAACCGGCGCTCAAGCCTCATTTTATAAAAAACCTAAATATGATCCTTCGTCACCGACCAATAAAATACTAAAATCGATGAACGAGGAAAcgtatttttttttaggaaaagttGAAGCTTCAtatttatacagttatacatgtACAAAAAAGGCTTTCCTGGACAATGAAGTGAAGGAATCGGAAGCTCGAGAGACATTTAAAGCGACAG CTCTGTTCTCGCCTCCAGAGATGAAATTAAGTTCAGATGTGTTATACACAGGAATGGACGTCACTGTGACGTGTGAGACGTCTCTTCATCCATTAAGGGCAGACACAGAATTACAATTTGCTTTCTATAGAAATTATTGGCCCGTCCAAGGATTTGGCTCCTCCAATAAATACATTGTCCCATACACTACTGTGGAGGATTCTGGGTGGTACTCATGTGTAGTCAGAACAATACTGAACAACGTGGTTAAGCAGAGTTCAAGGAGTTTTCTTAGAGTACACG AACATTATAGAACAGTCTTGACAACTCAATGGGACAAAATTTTCAAATTTGACACCGTAAATATGAGCTGCAGTGACTTCGGGAGACCAAAGTTTTCCTGGTATAAGGATAACGTCCAGTTCCACTCGGGATCTGATACTATAAGCATAAAGGCTCAAAGTGACCATGATATTGGATATTACCAGTGCTCCGGGAGATACGGTGGACGCAGCAACCGCTTTTATCTGGATATGGTCCATG AGGATCTCATCCTGCAGATGCCTCCTAACATCCATGAAGGGGACGAGGTGACGCTGAGGTGTAACACGTGGCACAGCGGCTCCGCTGTAAATACCACCTTTTACAAAGACGACAAGATGATAAAGTTTTTGGGTTCTGGAACTGACCTAAATCTTGGAAAAGTTTACAAAAACACTTCTGGAAAATATAAATGTACAAGAGTTATAAACACGGATTCAGGATCCAAAACCTTTGCtgctgaggggtatatattagttACAG agCTTTTTACCTCTCCAGAAATCAGACTAAATCAACATCCGGTGGTGGAAGGAGCTACCATGACGATGACTTGTCACACTACTCGGGGTCTGCTGAGCTACGCCAACTTGGAATTTGATTTTTATAAAGATGGAAAGATTGTGCAAAGGTTTGGTAAATCCAATAAATACAAACTTTTACCTGCCATGCTGGAGGATTCTGGGAGTTACACCTGTGAGGTGTCCAGTGGAACAATGAAGAAAATAAGCaaggccatagatgttaatgttcAAG GTCTGGCCGTGGTGTCTTTTACTCCCAATTTTGTAAAGATCTTGACGACAGAAAACATGACCCTGACGTGTAACGTGGATCCTAAACTCAGAGACAAACAAGAGTATTTCTGGTACAAGGACGGAATCCGGATGGACAGAACTCGTCAGAGCTTTACTATTCAGGACGCGGGTGTCAGTGACAGCGGGTATTACCAGTGCCGCTCCACTAATACTCATATGAGTGAGCCCCTCAGGCTGGACGTCTCTAATG GTGACCTCATTCTGCAgagtcctccatatatatatttcGGTGACAACCTGCTCCTCGACTGTCACATGCGCCAAGGTCTGCCGTTATTACTGACGGAATTTTATGATAACCAAAATCTCATAAGATACCGCAGCCAGGTCTCCACGCTGCAGCTGACAGCGAAGCCTCAAATGAAATCAACATATAAATGCAGGAAAATTTTACCCGTTAATAGTTTAAGCGATCCATCGTATATGGCAGAAATTTTTATCTACCCCACAG aTCCCTTTCAACATGtggaaataaaaatgttaaagccTCCAGCAATAACGCACTTTCCTCTTACCCTCTCCTGCAATGTTGAGGTAGACCCTGGCTTTAATCTTCTCCATGATAGAAGAAACCTAGAATTTGCTTTTTTCAAGGATGGAAACCAAGTCCAGGATTATGGTACAAGTTCTACGTATCAGATCACAAAAGCTGCAGTAAAGGATTCTGGGAATTATACATGTTACGTCAACTACTTACCTAAAGGCATGAGAAACAGCGAGCAGCTAGAAGTCATTGTGGAAG AGATTTTTTCTACTCCTGTTCTAATCATGGAGAGCACCATCATTGAGCAAGGAAAACCAATTAATGTAAACTGTGACTATTCAATCAATCCACACATGGAAGGGGGAATTTTTTTGGCTTATATAATTAAAAATGGCCAGCATTATTCGGAGAACAGCAGTTTCCACATTGCTTCCGCTCAGCAGTCTGATACTGGAGAATACTGGTGTGAGGTATCGGATCACTTCAAGACAGAAGTCAAAACCAGCAGCATCGTGCATGTCCTCGTAGAAG aaaaaGTGCTTGATGCAAAAATCAGCACTGTCCAGCAGGATCCCGATATGTGGATTGGAAGTAATATAACTTTCACCTGTTCTATACGTGAAGGGACATCTCTTTCATTTACATGGTTGCACAATGGCAAGGAGATAGACAAGAACTGTGAATCATACAATCTCCGAGAACATGGCAGAGTGCTCTTCATAGGAGCCCTTCAGCAGGAGCACTCCGGGGTCTATCGATGTAACGTCAGCAATCACCTGTCATCTGGTATGAGTGATGAGCTGAAGATCAGGGTCAGAG AATGGGCAGGCGGATTCTTCCTCTCACCAAACAAAGACATTATATTGATGCCTGACGACAGCATCACATTAACTTGCTCATTGACTCAAGGTAATGGATCCAACTTCTTCTGGATACACAACGATCGAAACCTGAAACAGGACACATCTACATACGAGTTCAGGGAAGGCGGAAAAGTTCTGCACATAAAGTCTGCACAGCCTGATCATGAGGGGTCCTACCAATGTGGGGTCAAAAAGGAGATCCACCCAGGAAGAACATTGGTTTCAAAAAGTGGCGTTTGGACCTTCAAAATCTCCA ATGGCTCCTACCTCAAACCATTCGTGATTGTCCTCGTGGTGGACCTCATCCTCTTCATCTCCATTTTCATCCTTGTTGTGCACATGTATGAAAACAAGATACATTATCTTCTCCATGGAAGACCACAAAGCGTAAGAG TGCCTATGGAAACCATTGAAGATGAGGTTGTTCTCCTGGACAATGAGAAGACATGTAAAAG